A portion of the Gossypium arboreum isolate Shixiya-1 chromosome 8, ASM2569848v2, whole genome shotgun sequence genome contains these proteins:
- the LOC108484066 gene encoding uncharacterized protein LOC108484066 — protein MNDQSQMINQPPQMMMNPIQSQMMNRSHQLMAAAAAHSQARSQLGAVQSQPMSSGHQMMNQPPTTLLNRSYMPWQSQDPNPNPNKKFPSFGRNNNWKGKKVGGGKDSKKFDNRPLPIGSVSAASGSNSQGYKPPTLNELQSQNRLKATKFYGNKKKFNNKSNNRFAPYAPRNTTSFIIRAKRSGGVASLVSPCPVTPAVLPTPIFSPSREVLGDMAKEEWGVDGYGSMKGLIRLRTLEAGHDDEEDEDVGDGGGSSESDVEEHVEVERRLDHDLSRFEMIYPSYGGDYNNVLENRVDDQDTHIAQLEEENLTLKEKLFLMERELRDLTRRLQFLERRSQVAEDANEEVVENGSDNESEDAGSDFRIRAASAYHNNVEMAVFAAGNSRDVGTVVEDDNNNNSGLSRNEGPDDVSMDRIAEDNIKNEGKGDDELKGQVLREGTVQDKENEAEGNKAVCSEFVEKIVAEGEDQLRF, from the coding sequence atgaatgatCAGTCTCAGATGATCAATCAGCCGCCACAAATGATGATGAATCCGATTCAGTCGCAGATGATGAATCGGTCTCATCAGTTGATGGCGGCGGCGGCTGCTCACTCTCAGGCGAGGAGCCAACTGGGGGCGGTTCAGTCGCAGCCGATGAGCTCTGGTCATCAGATGATGAATCAGCCTCCTACGACGTTGTTGAATAGAAGCTACATGCCTTGGCAATCTCAGGATCCAAACCCTAACCCTAATAAGAAGTTCCCTTCTTTCGGTCGTAATAACAATTGGAAAggtaaaaaggttggtggcggtAAAGATTCTAAAAAGTTCGATAATAGGCCTTTACCCATAGGTTCTGTTTCCGCTGCTTCCGGTAGTAATAGTCAAGGGTACAAACCTCCGACGCTTAACGAGCTCCAATCTCAGAACCGGTTAAAAGCTACGAAATTCTACGGCAACAAGAAGAAATTCAATAACAAGAGCAACAATCGCTTTGCTCCTTACGCTCCGCGGAATACAACATCGTTTATAATCCGAGCAAAAAGGTCGGGAGGGGTAGCGTCCTTGGTGTCTCCATGTCCAGTGACGCCTGCAGTGCTTCCTACCCCTATATTTTCACCCTCGAGGGAGGTTCTGGGTGACATGGCCAAGGAAGAATGGGGTGTGGATGGTTATGGGTCCATGAAAGGGCTAATTCGGCTGCGAACACTGGAAGCTGGTCACGATGATGAGGAAGATGAGGATGTGGGCGATGGTGGCGGATCGAGTGAGAGTGATGTGGAAGAACATGTGGAAGTTGAGAGGAGGTTGGATCATGATTTGAGTAGGTTTGAGATGATATATCCAAGTTATGGAGGTGATTATAACAATGTATTGGAGAATAGAGTGGATGATCAAGATACCCATATAGCTCAATTGGAAGAAGAGAATTTGACGTTAAAGGAGAAGCTGTTTCTGATGGAGAGAGAATTAAGGGATTTGACTAGGAGGTTGCAGTTTCTAGAGAGGCGGAGTCAGGTAGCGGAAGATGCTAATGAAGAGGTTGTCGAGAATGGGTCTGATAATGAGAGTGAGGACGCCGGTTCTGATTTTAGGATTCGTGCTGCTTCTGCTTATCATAATAATGTGGAAATGGCTGTGTTTGCTGCTGGAAATAGCAGAGATGTTGGTACTGTTGTGgaggatgataataataataatagtggaCTGTCACGGAATGAAGGTCCAGATGACGTTTCTATGGATAGAATTGCAGAAGATAATATAAAGAATGAAGGAAAAGGAGATGATGAATTAAAGGGTCAAGTTTTGAGGGAAGGAACAGTTCAAGACAAGGAAAACGAAGCTGAGGGTAATAAAGCAGTATGCAGTGAGTTTGTGGAGAAGATTGTTGCAGAAGGGGAAGATCAGTTGAGGTTTTGA